The genomic DNA AGACGCCCATCGACATAGCGGCTCAACAGCGTGTCGCCGCCGACATAGATCAGCGCCGAAAAACCGAGGAGCAGCCCTCCCATCAAGATCAGCGCCGTCCGGCGGATCAGGCGTCCCAGTGAATTCATCGTCCGGCTTCCTCATCTTCCAGCATATAGCCGGCCCCCCGCACAGTCGTAATCAACGCCGGAGAAAAGTCGCGATCCATCTTCGCCCGCAACGACCGGATATGCGCATCCACGATATTCGTCATAGGGTCATAACTGATGTCCCACACGTGCTCGATGATGGCGGTCCTGGTCAGCACACGATTCTTGTTCCGCAAGAGAAATTCGAGCAGCGCGTACTCCTTGTTCGTCAGCGCGATTTCATTGCCGCTCCTGCACACCCGGTGAGTCGCCGGATCCAGCTCCAGGTCGGCGGCCGTCAGCCGGGCCTGCAGTTGAGGCCCGCCACGTCGCAACAGGGCCCTCGCTCTCGCGAGGAGTTCTGCGAAGGCAAACGGTTTCGTCAAATAGTCATCGGCGCCCATGTCCAGACCGGAGACCTTGTCCTGCACCGTATCGCGGGCGGTCAACAGCAAGACAGGCGCCGTCACGCCGGTATCGCGTAAACGACGACAGAGTGACAGGCCATCGAGCACAGGCAGCATGATGTCCAGGATGATGAGATCGTACGGATTCGCGATGCCGAGCTCGAACCCCTGCTCGCCATTAGACGCGACATCCACCGCATAGCGCTCTTCCTTCAAGCCCTTTCGGATGAATTGCGCCAGATCAGCATCATCTTCTACGAGAAGAATGCGCATACCGATACATGCTCCATCGAACGATCGAAGGGTGAGGAAATCAATAGCCTGCGATGTTCCCGTGGCCGGGCCTATCGTCATCACCATACTAATACATCAGCCCGTCTCGATTCGATCAGCGAGAAGGTAGTGAAAGAGGAGACACTCGGACAAGCACGCACGCGCACCTGGATGCTGGGACCAGGAACTCAGATGGTGCCCGACGACCGGAGGAAGTTCAGCCGCTCATCGGCTCGTCGTCATCAGTATGGGGAAGCTGCGATAGAGCGCTCGTGGGTGGTGTTGGCCTTCGCGCTCGTGACAACACGCAAGTGAGGCGCGACGCGTTCGGGGAGACCCATCCCGATCGTACTCCATTCGTAGACCGTCTCGTGCGCGCGCGCGATCTTTTCCACGGCCTGCGGCTCGTTCTTCCACCGCAGCATGTCCAAGCAGGGAATGACCGCTTGCCAATTCAAGTCAGGCACCTGTTTGAGTTGCTCCGCGCATGTCGCGATCAAGGCCAACTCCTTAAATTCACGATAGACCTTGATCACTTCGGGGGCGTCCAGAGCATCGTACACGGTCGAGACGATCGGAATCGGGCTACGACGCATCAGCGGCAAACAAGACAATCCTGAGTGAAGATGGATGATGTCGAAGGACGGCAGCGTGGCGAACGCTTTCTCCAATGCCAGCATGGCCAATGCCTCCGCGAGATGGCGTTTCGGCGCAGGATAGGATCGCATGGAAAGCGGAGCGACGGGGATCAGCTCACCGGCTGTTCTGCTGTCCCCACTGGCAAAGACCATCACTTCATGTCCCAGCCGGGTCAATTGCTTCGTCAAATGGAAGATCATCCTGCCCTGCGGGTCCTGACTCTCGGATGACACCTGTTCCAGAAACGGGCTGATGTGAGCAATCCGCATGGTCTTTTTCCCTTTGTCCGGTCCAGCGTGAGACGTGCCCTTCAGGCTCGCGTCCAGCAGCGCAGACGAGCTGTCGACGGGGCAGCAACGGTCGCCGTGACGAATGTATGGTTTGAGGGAGCAGTGCAGGCAGCCGAATCAGCCGCCGCTCTACGTTTCAAAGAGAAGGTACAACGGCAATCATGAAAATTCGGCGAAGAGGGGGTGAAGTCATCATGAAGTGATCTCACGATGCCGGAGACGTGGAGGTCGTGCGATCGCACAAGCAAGCGTACTGCCGAAAACAAAACGGGGACAGCCACTCGCGTGACCGCCCCCGTATCCAACCAGCTCACACTGTCCCCATCGGGACCGCTCGGCAGGGTCTTACGCGACCTGCTGAATCGCGGACAACAACCACTTGCCGTGTTGATATCGCATAAAGGTCCAGACCTCCGTCGTCTCGATCGGCTTCTCTGCACTCCCCTCGATGAGATACCCGGCATCGCCCGGTGCCTTCGACAGGGACACGGTATAGTCCCGGGCGCTCCAATGCAGGCTCACCGTCGCATACTGCACCGTATTTTCAACCCACGACTCCCGAACTTCGGCTTGGAGCAGCACCACATCCTCCACACGGTTCGCCTGATCCTGACTGGTCAGTTCGGCCAATCCGGTACTGAAATACTCCAGCATCTCCGGCGTCACCAGCCGACGCAATGCGGACAGATCCTGCTTCCCCCAGGCGGTTTGGATGTCGGTCAACGATTGCTGAAAGGCCGCCTTGTCGGCTGAGGTGATCTCGCTATCGATTGTGGCGGTTCGGAGTGTCGACACGGACGAATCGTCCAAGAGCGAGCCACTCACCGCACTGCTCCGCGTGATGCCTGAGAAATCAGGCGCCACCGCAGGCTTACGCGATCGTAGATAGAAAAACAGGGCCCCGGCGCCCATGAGCATCAACAAAATAAGCATTCCGCTGGGACCGGAAGCCCCGGCCTGACCGGTTTCCCCGACCTGTTCACCCGCTTCGTTCGTTCGCGCGCTGCTGTCGGTCGCCCCGAACAGCATATGACCGATCCATGATCCGGCCAGACCGCCGGCGATACCCGCCAACAGAGGATTGCGCTGAATCCATGACGGCTGCGCAGCAGGCGTCGGCCTGGCCGTCGAGGCCGGACCGCTGGCGACGGAAGGCGGCGGGCTCGTGGCCTGCCTGGCGGTCGTAGATTGTTCGATCGGCTTCGCGCCGTTGTCTTGATAGGTGCGCGAACCACGGCTGCCCATGCTGCCGGATGAACCACTGCTGCGCCCACTGGAGAACCCTCCCCCCGATCCCCCCCGCGCCTTCGCAAAGGAAATCGTCGGCACGCCGACGAGAGACAACACAAGACATGCAGCCATCAATTTAGTTGTATTCAAGCGATACGTCCTTTCTATTGAACGTCAAGATCAGGCTGGAACCAGAAGTTATCCTAACAGCAATGCCGGAAGAAAACCTACATTTCCTCCTCGACGCCAGACGCATCGCATCACAACCGGCTTCCTTGTAAGATAGCCTCTCACCTTCGTTCGGTTCTGTCGTCCCCGGAAACAGACCGGGCCTCCCGTTGAAAGGAGTCATCGTGAAACAGGGTTATCGTTTGATCGTGGTGGATAAAGACGGTGTGTTGGTGTCGGAATTCCAACTGACGGAACAGGCCTTGGCCGCGCCGGAGGCGTTCGTCGCAGCACTCAGAGAATCGGTCGAGGCCATCGAAGAGGCGGAGCCGTAAGAGCTGAAGCAGCGTGATCATCTGACGATACAAACCTCGATCATTCTCTCGCCCTTATACATCCCTCCCCCATCCGGCCTGTGCCCCGTTGCTATTCCCCACTCGCGCGGGAAAAACCTCGAACACCAGCCGGATGGTGCGTCCGCCTCGCTGGACCGGGGGCCATGGTAAACTATAATTTCCTCGATCATTTACAGCGCCTAATGCGGTTTACTATGATTTACCAGATTGATTCGAGTGCAGATTCTGGTAAACTTTGACTTACCATGGCAAACCTTCTCTGGGGCAATGTCTATTATCAGGATCGCTTCGCCGGCGTGCTGCGCCAGGAACCGGGCGAACGGATGTCCTTTACCTACGATGAGCACTATCTGGCCGGGCGCCACCCCTCCATAGCCCATACGCTGCCCTTGAGGACGGACACTATTGTCAGCCAGTCCGGACTGCCGCCATTTTTTGACAATCTGGTGGCCGAGGGCTGGCTCGAGGAAGCGCAGACGCGACTGCTGGGAAAGCGTCGGGTCTCGCGCTTCGAACTGCTGCTGGCCTTCGGCCAGGATTGCGCGGGCGCTGTCTCCGTCATCGATCCCGATCCGGAACACCGGGACGCTGCCCGCCCGGACGATCCGATGGATCTCGCCGTCCTGTCGGGGAGAGCGTCGCTCTCCGGCATTCAGCCCAAACTGGCTCTGGTCCGACGGGACGGACAATTCCGTCCCGCGCGAACGGATGAACTCAGCACCCACATCGCCAAATTTCCCTCGCCGCGGCACGGCGATCTGACGGCCAACGAATATCTGACCACGCAGGCGTTGCAAGCGTTTCTGCCCGGTGACGAGATTGTCGATCTGCGCATGGGCCACGTTGCCGGATTCGAAGAGCCGACCTTGATCATCACGCGCTTCGACCGGACCAACGGCGGACAACGCATTCATTTCGAGGAATTCAATCAGCTGCTCGGGAATCCTTCCCACGCCAAATATGAAGGCAGCCACAAAAGCATGGCGGATTTCATCCGGCAGACGCCCGGTTGCCTGCCGGCCGAGGTGTACCGGCTCTACCTGCGCATTCTTGCCGGCATTCTCCTTGGGAATACCGATATGCACCTGAAAAATTTCGCCATGTTTCACACCGAGGCGGGACTGCGCCTCACACCTGCCTATGACGC from Nitrospira sp. ND1 includes the following:
- a CDS encoding response regulator transcription factor — translated: MRILLVEDDADLAQFIRKGLKEERYAVDVASNGEQGFELGIANPYDLIILDIMLPVLDGLSLCRRLRDTGVTAPVLLLTARDTVQDKVSGLDMGADDYLTKPFAFAELLARARALLRRGGPQLQARLTAADLELDPATHRVCRSGNEIALTNKEYALLEFLLRNKNRVLTRTAIIEHVWDISYDPMTNIVDAHIRSLRAKMDRDFSPALITTVRGAGYMLEDEEAGR
- a CDS encoding glycosyltransferase, which gives rise to MRIAHISPFLEQVSSESQDPQGRMIFHLTKQLTRLGHEVMVFASGDSRTAGELIPVAPLSMRSYPAPKRHLAEALAMLALEKAFATLPSFDIIHLHSGLSCLPLMRRSPIPIVSTVYDALDAPEVIKVYREFKELALIATCAEQLKQVPDLNWQAVIPCLDMLRWKNEPQAVEKIARAHETVYEWSTIGMGLPERVAPHLRVVTSAKANTTHERSIAASPY
- a CDS encoding Tim44 domain-containing protein, with the protein product MNTTKLMAACLVLSLVGVPTISFAKARGGSGGGFSSGRSSGSSGSMGSRGSRTYQDNGAKPIEQSTTARQATSPPPSVASGPASTARPTPAAQPSWIQRNPLLAGIAGGLAGSWIGHMLFGATDSSARTNEAGEQVGETGQAGASGPSGMLILLMLMGAGALFFYLRSRKPAVAPDFSGITRSSAVSGSLLDDSSVSTLRTATIDSEITSADKAAFQQSLTDIQTAWGKQDLSALRRLVTPEMLEYFSTGLAELTSQDQANRVEDVVLLQAEVRESWVENTVQYATVSLHWSARDYTVSLSKAPGDAGYLIEGSAEKPIETTEVWTFMRYQHGKWLLSAIQQVA
- a CDS encoding type II toxin-antitoxin system HipA family toxin, which codes for MANLLWGNVYYQDRFAGVLRQEPGERMSFTYDEHYLAGRHPSIAHTLPLRTDTIVSQSGLPPFFDNLVAEGWLEEAQTRLLGKRRVSRFELLLAFGQDCAGAVSVIDPDPEHRDAARPDDPMDLAVLSGRASLSGIQPKLALVRRDGQFRPARTDELSTHIAKFPSPRHGDLTANEYLTTQALQAFLPGDEIVDLRMGHVAGFEEPTLIITRFDRTNGGQRIHFEEFNQLLGNPSHAKYEGSHKSMADFIRQTPGCLPAEVYRLYLRILAGILLGNTDMHLKNFAMFHTEAGLRLTPAYDAVSATLYGYNTIALSIGGSAHIPISEVKARTLIRLGEEFGLSKPAMAMAAGHLEKRREAARNAIAESTTGTPELRDAIITFMEKRWNGTFALIGHALSKKP